In Candidatus Eisenbacteria bacterium, the following proteins share a genomic window:
- a CDS encoding saccharopine dehydrogenase NADP-binding domain-containing protein: protein MGRIAVLGAGMVGSAIAKDLARTHRVVLVDRDRKKLAALAEVEGIETRSEDLSREGAVRRAVEGADLVVGAVPGFLGFGVLRAILEAGKDAVDISFFPEDPFDLDDLAKKNNATVVIDCGVAPGMSNILLGHHAREMRVDFFECLVGGLPVRRSWPHQYKAPFSPIDVVEEYTRPVRMKENGKIVVKPALSEPELVEIDPIGTLEASNTDGLRTLLRTTAVPDMKEKTLRYPGHFEYMRVLLESGFFGKEPIEVGEARIRPIDFTARLLFPLWRLAPGEADITVMRVRIRGDEGGKKKEHVYRLFDRLDEKTGISSMARTTGYTSSAVANLLLDGRFTRKGICPPEYVGAEPGCLSRVFDYLADRGVLYEHEAREPRTEQGFY, encoded by the coding sequence ATGGGAAGGATCGCGGTTCTGGGGGCGGGAATGGTCGGCAGCGCGATCGCGAAGGACCTCGCGCGGACGCATCGCGTCGTTCTCGTCGATCGGGACAGGAAGAAGCTGGCGGCGCTCGCCGAGGTTGAGGGAATCGAAACGAGATCGGAGGATCTGTCGCGCGAGGGCGCCGTCCGCCGCGCCGTCGAGGGGGCCGACCTCGTCGTCGGAGCGGTCCCCGGGTTCTTGGGATTCGGGGTTCTCCGGGCGATTCTCGAAGCGGGAAAGGACGCGGTCGATATTTCGTTCTTCCCCGAAGATCCTTTCGATCTCGATGATTTGGCGAAGAAGAACAACGCGACGGTCGTGATCGATTGCGGGGTTGCGCCGGGGATGAGCAACATCCTCCTCGGGCATCACGCGCGGGAAATGAGGGTCGACTTCTTCGAGTGTCTCGTGGGCGGTCTCCCGGTCCGGAGGAGCTGGCCCCATCAGTACAAGGCGCCGTTCTCGCCCATCGATGTGGTGGAAGAGTACACGCGCCCCGTCCGCATGAAGGAGAACGGCAAGATCGTGGTGAAGCCGGCCCTCTCGGAGCCGGAGCTCGTGGAGATCGATCCGATCGGAACCCTCGAGGCCTCCAATACCGACGGGCTCCGCACGCTCCTTCGCACGACGGCGGTCCCCGACATGAAGGAGAAGACGCTTCGATACCCCGGCCATTTCGAGTACATGCGCGTTCTCCTCGAGAGCGGGTTCTTCGGGAAAGAGCCGATCGAGGTGGGCGAAGCGCGGATCCGTCCGATCGACTTCACCGCGAGGCTTCTCTTTCCGCTGTGGCGCCTCGCGCCCGGCGAGGCGGACATCACCGTCATGCGCGTCCGGATCCGCGGAGACGAGGGCGGGAAGAAGAAGGAGCACGTCTATCGGCTTTTCGATCGGCTCGACGAGAAGACCGGGATCTCCTCGATGGCGCGGACGACCGGATACACCTCGTCGGCGGTCGCGAACCTCCTGCTCGACGGTCGCTTCACGCGCAAAGGAATCTGCCCGCCGGAGTACGTCGGGGCGGAGCCCGGGTGTCTCTCGCGGGTTTTCGACTACCTCGCGGATCGAGGCGTGCTCTACGAGCATGAGGCCAGGGAACCGCGTACGGAACAAGGATTCTACTAG